One genomic window of Eriocheir sinensis breed Jianghai 21 chromosome 57, ASM2467909v1, whole genome shotgun sequence includes the following:
- the LOC126984775 gene encoding uncharacterized protein LOC126984775 isoform X6 yields MWYWCAGYPFTGSLVTYTPRSFSASVVDSGVFPMWYWCAGYPFTGSLVTYTPRSFSASVVDSGVFPMWYWCAGYPFTGSLVTYTPRSFSASVVDSGVFRMWYWCAGYPFTGSLVTYTPRPFSASVVDSGVFRMWYWCAGYPFTGSLVTYTPRSFSASVVDSGVFPMWYWCGGYPFTGSLVTYTPRSFSASVVDSGVFPMWYWCAGYPFTGSLVTYTPRSFSASVVDSGVFPMWYWCAGYPFTGSLVTYTPRSFSASVVDSGVFPMWYWCAGYPFTGSLVTYTPRSFSASVVDSGVFPMWYWCAGYPFTGSLVTYTPRSFSASVVDSGVFPMWYWCAGYPFTGSLVTYTPRSFSASVVDSGVFPTWYWCAGYPLPRCRT; encoded by the exons gtctttctctgcctctgtggtggatagtggagtgtttcccatgtggtattggtgtgctggatatcccttcactggtagcctggtaacatacactcccaggtctttctctgcctctgtggtggatagtggagtgtttccaatgtggtattggtgtgctggatatcccttcactggtagcctggtaacatacactcccaggtctttctctgcctctgtggtggatagtggagtgtttcgcatgtggtattggtgtgctggatatccctttactggtagcctggtaacatacactcccaggcctttctctgcctctgtggtggatagtggagtgtttcgcatgtggtattggtgtgctggatatcccttcactggtagcctggtaacatacactcccaggtctttctctgcctctgtggtggatagtggagtgtttcctatgtggtattggtgtggtggatatcccttcactggtagcctggtaacatacactcccaggtctttctctgcctctgtggtggatagtggagtgtttcccatgtggtattggtgtgctggatatcccttcactggtagcctggtaacatacactcccag gtctttctctgcctctgtggtggatagtggagtgtttcccatgtggtattggtgtgctggatatcccttcactggtagcctggtaacatacactcccaggtctttctctgcctctgtggtggatagtggagtgtttcccatgtggtattggtgtgctggatatcccttcactggtagcctggtaacatacactcccaggtctttctctgcctctgtggtggatagtggagtgtttcccatgtggtattggtgtgctggatatcccttcactggtagcctggtaacatacactcccaggtctttctctgcctctgtggtggatagtggagtgtttcccatgtggtattggtgtgctggatatcccttcactggtagcctggtaacatacactcccaggtctttctctgcctctgtggtggatagtggagtttttcccacgtggtattggtgtgctggatatcccctcccaaggtgcaggacttaa